Proteins from a genomic interval of Quercus lobata isolate SW786 chromosome 11, ValleyOak3.0 Primary Assembly, whole genome shotgun sequence:
- the LOC115967499 gene encoding auxin response factor 19-like, translating into MKVPQNGFLPNSGEGEKKSINSELWHACAGPLVSLPPVGSLVVYFPQGHSEQVAASMQKETDFIPNYPNLPSKLICMLHNVTLHADPETDEVYAQMTLQPVNKYDKEALLASDMGLKQSRQPTEFFCKTLTASDTSTHGGFSVPRRAAEKIFPPLDYSMQPPAQELGARDLHDSSWTFRHIYRGQPKRHLLTTGWSVFVSTKRLFAGDSVLFIRDEKSQLLLGIRRANRQQPALSSSVISSDSMHIGILAAAAHAAANNSPFTIFYNPRASPSEFVIPLAKYNKAMYTQVSLGMRFRMMFETEESGVRRYMGTITGISDLDTVRWKNSQWRNLQVGWDESTAGERPSRVSIWEIEPVVTPFYICPPPFFRPKFPRQPGMPDDDSDIENAFKRAMPWLGDEFGMKDAPSSIFPGLSLVQWMSMQQNNQFSAAQSGLFPSMVSSNGLHNNLNADDPSKLLSFQAPAMSASNLQFNKANPQNQVSQLQQSPVAWPQQQHLQQLLQNPNSQQQQQRQMQHQELHQLSQQQQQQPQQQQRQLQQQQQQQQQQQQQICHPALVNNGVVAPNQIPNQSLQQPVAYSQLQQQQILTSNTQSQQSINSNSKSSLHMTSLPLDSQFQQQIEPQPNLLQRHQQQAQLQQSPLPLLQQSLSQRAQQQPQMQQLSQQCLSEQQLQFQLLQKMQQQQQQQQQQQQQQHQHQHQQLLSPASSILQPQLLQQQQPNQQNQQVQQIPLSQHQQQQHQQLSSTSFSTEKLLNGNSFSTSALMQSQQIPVNQPQSQHKPLTAIRAHSGLTEGDAPSCSTSPSTNNCQVSPSNLLNRNQQGSAMLVGDSLIEPPSNLIQELQSKSDIRIKHELPSSKGPDQIKYKSTITDQLEASSSGTSYCLDASIPQNFPIPTFGLEGDVQSHPRNNLPFATNIDGLAPDTLLSRGYDSQKDLQNLLSNYGGTPRDIETELSTAAISSQSFGVPNIPFKPGCSSDVAINDAGVLSNGLWANQTQRMRTYTKVQKRGSVGRCIDVTRYKEYDELRHDLARMFGIEGQLEDPQRTDWKLVYVDHENDILLVGDDPWEEFVSCVQSIKILSSAEVQQMSLDGDLGHVPVLNQACSGTDSGNAWRPYEDNSAASFNR; encoded by the exons ATGAAGGTTCCCCAAAATGGGTTTCTTCCAAATTCTGGAGAAG GAGAGAAGAAGAGTATTAATTCAGAGTTATGGCATGCTTGTGCTGGACCTCTGGTTTCTTTGCCTCCGGTTGGAAGTCTCGTAGTTTACTTCCCTCAAGGCCACAGTGAGCAA GTTGCAGCATCTATGCAAAAGGAGACTGATTTCATACCCAACTACCCGAACCTTCCTTCAAAGTTGATTTGCATGCTTCATAATGTCACCCTGCAT gCGGATCCTGAAACTGATGAGGTCTATGCACAGATGACCCTTCAACCTGTAAACAAA TATGACAAGGAAGCTCTACTGGCATCTGACATGGGCCTCAAGCAAAGTAGACAACCTACTGAATTCTTCTGCAAAACTCTTACAGCTAGTGACACTAGTACGCATGGTGGATTTTCAGTACCTCGTCGAGCAGCTGAGAAGATCTTTCCACCTCTT GATTATTCAATGCAACCTCCAGCTCAGGAGCTAGGAGCTAGAGATTTGCATGACAGTTCGTGGACATTTCGGCATATTTATCGCG GCCAACCAAAAAGGCACCTGTTGACTACGGGTTGGAGTGTCTTTGTTAGCACAAAAAGGCTCTTCGCTGGAGATTCTGTTCTTTTTATAAG AGATGAAAAATCCCAGCTTCTCTTGGGTATAAGGCGTGCTAATAGACAGCAGCCAGCTCTCTCTTCATCAGTCATATCTAGTGATAGCATGCATATTGGAATTCTTGCAGCTGCAGCTCATGCTGCTGCAAATAACAGTCCATTTACTATATTTTACAATCCAAG GGCTAGCCCGTCTGAGTTTGTGATTCCCTTAGCCAAGTATAACAAAGCAATGTATACTCAAGTTTCTCTTGGCATGCGATTTAGAATGATGTTTGAGACTGAGGAGTCAGGAGTACGGAGATACATGGGTACAATTACTGGTATCAGTGATTTAGATACTGTGCGATGGAAAAATTCTCAGTGGCGTAACCTTCAG GTTGGATGGGATGAATCAACAGCCGGTGAACGGCCAAGCCGAGTGTCAATCTGGGAAATTGAACCTGTTGTAACTCCTTTCTACATATGTCCACCTCCATTTTTCAGACCCAAGTTTCCAAGGCAACCAGGGATGCCAG ATGATGATTCTGACATAGAGAATGCTTTCAAGAGAGCCATGCCCTGGCTTGGAGATGAGTTTGGCATGAAGGATGCCCCTAGCTCAATCTTTCCTGGTTTGAGTTTAGTACAGTGGATGAGCATGCAGCAAAATAATCAGTTTTCAGCTGCTCAATCTGGACTTTTCCCATCAATGGTTTCTTCAAATGGCTTGCATAATAACCTTAATGCTGATGATCCATCTAAATTATTGAGTTTTCAAGCCCCTGCAATGTCTGCGTCAAATCTCCAGTTTAACAAAGCAAATCCACAAAACCAGGTTAGCCAGTTGCAACAGTCACCTGTTGCATGGCCCCAACAGCAGCATCTGCAGCAATTATTACAGAATCCTAATAGCCAACAGCAGCAGCAGCGGCAGATGCAACATCAAGAACTACATCAGCTGTcccagcagcagcaacagcagcCACAACAGCAACAACGACAACTgcagcaacaacaacagcagcagcagcagcagcagcagcagatATGTCATCCAGCTCTTGTAAACAATGGTGTAGTTGCCCCTAACCAGATCCCAAATCAAAGCTTGCAACAACCAGTTGCATACTCTCAGCTTCAACAACAGCAAATACTCACAAGCAATACCCAATCACAGCAGAGTATCAACTCTAATAGTAAAAGTTCATTGCACATGACATCCCTACCACTAGACTCACAGTTTCAACAACAAATTGAACCGCAACCAAATCTCTTACAAAGGCACCAGCAGCAGGCACAGTTACAACAGTCCCCACTACCGTTGTTGCAACAAAGCCTGTCACAGCGAGCACAGCAGCAGCCACAAATGCAACAGTTGTCACAACAATGCCTTTCAGAGCAGCAGCTTCAATTTCAACTGCTACAGAAAatgcaacagcaacagcaacagcaacagcagcagcagcagcaacagcatcagcatcagcatcagcaatTGCTCTCCCCAGCAAGCTCAATTTTGCAGCCTCAGCTGCTACAGCAACAGCAGCCCAATCAGCAAAACCAGCAAGTACAACAGATTCCTTTGTCTCAACATcagcaacaacaacatcaacagCTAAGCAGCACTAGCTTCTCAACAGAAAAGCTTCTCAATGGTAATAGCTTCTCAACTTCTGCACTGATGCAATCACAACAGATTCCTGTGAACCAGCCCCAAAGCCAGCACAAGCCACTTACAGCAATCAGAGCTCATTCTGGTCTTACAGAAGGAGATGCTCCTTCATGTTCAACCTCACCTTCCACTAATAATTGCCAGGTTTCCCCATCCAACCTTCTGAATAGAAACCAACAGGGATCAGCCATGTTGGTGGGGGATTCATTAATCGAGCCTCCAAGTAATCTGATTCAGGAGCTGCAGAGCAAGTCCGATATACGGATTAAACATGAGTTGCCCAGCTCAAAAGGACCAGAccagataaaatataaaagtaccATCACTGATCAGTTGGAAGCATCCTCCTCAGGGACATCATATTGTTTGGATGCTAGCATCCCGCAGAACTTCCCAATCCCAACCTTTGGTTTAGAGGGTGATGTTCAATCACATCCTCGGAACAATCTTCCTTTTGCAACTAATATTGATGGGTTGGCACCTGACACTTTGTTGTCAAGGGGGTATGATTCTCAAAAAGATCTTCAGAACTTGCTTTCTAATTATGGCGGTACTCCAAGAGATATTGAGACAGAGTTATCCACTGCTGCAATCAGCTCTCAGTCATTTGGGGTGCCAAACATACCTTTCAAGCCCGGATGTTCAAGTGATGTTGCTATCAACGATGCTGGAGTTTTGAGCAACGGATTGTGGGCTAATCAGACTCAACGTATGCGAACATATACAAAG GTTCAAAAGCGTGGCTCTGTGGGAAGATGCATTGATGTTACCCGTTACAAAGAGTATGATGAGCTCAGGCATGATCTTGCCCGCATGTTTGGAATTGAAGGGCAGCTAGAAGATCCTCAACGGACTGACTGGAAACTTGTTTATGTGGATCATGAAAATGATATTCTTCTTGTTGGGGATGACCCATGGGA GGAATTTGTAAGCTGTGTTCAGAGCATAAAGATATTGTCCTCTGCTGAAGTACAGCAGATGAGCTTGGATGGAGATCTGGGTCATGTTCCAGTGCTCAACCAAGCTTGTAGTGGGACTGACAGTGGTAATGCTTGGAGACCATATGAGGATAATTCTGCTGCATCATTTAATCGATAA